From one Solea solea chromosome 15, fSolSol10.1, whole genome shotgun sequence genomic stretch:
- the si:dkey-174i8.1 gene encoding arylsulfatase I — translation MTEMRGGMCSVLFQVAWVTLLCCLGEASNDTEAVNGPGPPHLIFIMVDDQGYGDIGYHGSDIHTPVLDQLAAEGVKLENYYVQPICSPSRSQLMTGRYQIHTGLQHSIIRPRQPLCLPPHVATLPERLLETGYATHMVGKWHLGFCRPSCLPTGRGFQSFLGTLTGGGDHFSYRSCDGAEACGFDLHDGDRPAWEMTGNYSTLLYIERVKQILRSHDPSKPLFLYLSLQAAHTPLQVPDHFLHLYDSQGNRLRRHYAAMLSCLDSGVGEVVQQLKTSGFYENSVVIYSSDNGGQPLSGGSNWPLRGGKGTYWEGGIRAVGFVHSPLLKKKGVISREMIHVSDWYPTLLGLAGALQSNRGLDGHNVWSTISEGLPCPRTEILFNIDPISRKPGEPYEKALVLNGFGIWDTAVRAAIRAGDWKLLTGNVGDGDWIPPQALPVGPERWKRLEKGHRELGKSVWLFNITSDPYERSDLADARPLIVKHLLTRLAEYNQTAVMAMNPPDDPMADPDLHGGVWSPWLGLEGEQGNIVEENGRKERMMKVKHCKLCKLKALFKKVGSRLERKTLFI, via the exons ATGACAGAGATGAGGGGAGGAATGTGCTCAGTGCTTTTCCAGGTCGCCTGGGTGACCTTGCTCTGCTGCCTGGGTGAGGCATCAAATGACACAGAAGCTGTGAATGGGCCCGGGCCTCCTCACCTTATTTTTATCATGGTGGACGACCAGGGTTATGGAGACATTGGCTACCATGGCTCAGATATCCACACTCCTGTGCTGGACCAACTCGCAGCAGAGGGAGTGAAACTGGAAAATTATTATGTCCAGCCAATCTGCTCACCTTCTCGCAGTCAACTCATGACAGGGCG CTACCAAATTCACACTGGACTCCAGCATTCAATCATCCGACCGCGTCAGCCGCTCTGCTTGCCCCCGCATGTTGCCACCCTGCCAGAGCGTCTGCTTGAGACTGGATACGCCACACACATGGTGGGTAAATGGCACCTGGGCTTCTGCAGGCCAAGCTGCCTTCCCACAGGACGTGGCTTTCAGAGTTTCCTGGGCACGCTCACTGGCGGCGGAGACCACTTCTCCTATCGGAGCTGCGATGGGGCGGAAGCCTGTGGATTTGACTTGCATGACGGAGACAGGCCTGCCTGGGAGATGACCGGCAACTACTCCACGCTGCTTTACATAGAGAG AGTGAAGCAGATACTGAGGAGCCATGACCCCAGTAAGCCCCTCTTCCTCTACCTGTCCCTTCAGGCTGCTCATACACCTTTACAGGTACCGGATCATTTTCTGCACCTTTATGACTCCCAGGGAAACCGGCTCAGACGCCACTATGCAGCCATGCTGAGTTGTCTGGATAGCGGTGTTGGAGAAGTAGTCCAACAACTGAAGACCAGTGGGTTTTATGAAAACTCAGTAGTGATTTACTCATCAGATAATGGCGGGCAGCCACTCTCTGGAGGCAGCAATTGGCCACTGAGAGGTGGCAAAGGGACCTACTGGGAAGGGGGCATCCGTGCTGTGGGCTTTGTCCATAGTCCCCTCCTAAAGAAGAAGGGTGTGATCAGCCGGGAGATGATCCATGTTTCTGACTGGTATCCCACATTACTCGGGCTGGCAGGGGCCCTGCAGTCCAACCGTGGCCTTGATGGTCACAATGTGTGGAGCACCATCAGCGAGGGGCTCCCCTGTCCTCGAACTGAAATCCTTTTCAACATTGACCCAATCTCCAGGAAGCCTGGAGAGCCATATGAAAAAGCATTGGTACTCAATGGTTTTGGGATCTGGGACACAGCCGTGAGGGCTGCGATAAGGGCCGGGGACTGGAAGCTATTAACAGGAAATGTAGGTGATGGGGACTGGATACCACCACAGGCTCTTCCTGTTGGTCCAGAACGGTGGAAGAGACTCGAGAAAGGGCACAGGGAGCTGGGGAAGTCAGTTTGGCTGTTCAACATCACCTCTGACCCATATGAGAGGTCAGACCTAGCGGACGCTCGTCCTCTGATAGTGAAGCATCTGCTGACCAGGTTGGCAGAGTACAACCAGACAGCTGTGATGGCCATGAATCCACCAGATGATCCTATGGCTGACCCTGACCTCCATGGAGGAGTGTGGAGCCCCTGGCTGGGCCTGGAGGGAGAGCAGGGGAATATTGTGGAGGAGAATGGCAGGAAAGAAAGGATGATGAAGGTTAAGCACTGTAAACTATGCAAATTAAAAGCCCTCTTCAAAAAGGTGGGCTCACGTCTAGAGAGGAAAACcctgtttatttaa